The Musa acuminata AAA Group cultivar baxijiao chromosome BXJ1-3, Cavendish_Baxijiao_AAA, whole genome shotgun sequence genome window below encodes:
- the LOC103979432 gene encoding uncharacterized protein LOC103979432 isoform X2, translating into MGTKIQYKCYVSGYHPIRDLDEDTKFSWSPFSEDKSFSWKLCNDFKPRTISSWSTYDKETLKQTMLEHEATFQTQVYELHRLYRIQRELMYEIKRKQLNRVSGPTQTSKSNGDDKRASCNFLKEGVTQCSLISTANGGCVSNDRPFDTKLKMFPKRMLDLHLPAEVYIKNEGTEKQDRDNIAESCTMAVENLNINHAVEIENDVMSTLEVPLFGIGTLKSNLHPKNDLSIHSLVDLNEPIKDSCEKGAISSSSHESCGMNVHYKQLHHPWAPMNFRSRFPDRNFSMDKHRDVGTFNYFDTDKVERRQEWPLLHTDSGERKIAVDCIDSGLFSAKYPMSSEAIKLKLDKSQESHFRDQNQTQTWFGEKTTHSRTQDFVNSEHPGYTASQVISPLLVDSSFSHTIATSPEASSWRNPSEGIRHIPVEVQVLQCSSRPSVLNGLSINCNAHKQRNSIGCDKLQSIGDLQQHLRVGNRSSYVNGLYHGSQMYSISLNGTHLSPSNLEKPNLNKNGDSPPYGNSEIYEPQKCLKDLQFADIKSEKDLNLNEGILVGIQDVLADKQNLARKHDESSKSSIWLREQPSFNDSADTKKGCDSRLDLRFIENCSHSPELLGQDAKEKDSSICVLKHSVSSFDIKESRIQRSAVTEINPPDNSKRIFYCTGSVSYYGQSLVDNVKGNRECKAVRNCIPISRNDINLNYDLMPIDDVSADVETRTPSQSLAMVARKPSNKIDLEATADEMKDNNIFHGVEIIDMNHPVMPAEIPKEKISSHDTCMRLAADTILSMSVDVHTHLDNVTCYPSTLSPCDSLHLLAKVITLNGEIAGQSEGSRYDHCEASDDVFDVFEYMTLKLEEVKGDDSCCKQCQNNKQNDEGKSIASLLFTRPRRGQARKRRQRRDFQKDILPALASLSRHEVMEDLQALGGKIRASKSRQTSSTRRSTSSSRSSVQLRGRWQQPSSLAITVTEVHDSPPQLQPIHTDLEIDGLNVMAWGRTTRRCRRQRIPSRNTSAPRE; encoded by the exons GTTTATGAACTTCATCGTCTTTATAGAATACAAAGGGAGTTAATGTATGAGATAAAGAGAAAACAACTGAATAGAGTTTCTGGACCAACACAGACATCTAAGTCAA ATGGTGATGACAAGAGAGCTTCCTGTAACTTTCTGAAGGAAGGTGTAACACAATGCAGTTTAATTTCAACTGCAAATGGAGGTTGTGTTAGCAATGACAGACCATTCGACACTAAGCTCAAGATGTTTCCTAAGAGAATGTTGGACCTTCATCTTCCTGCTGAAGTTTACATTAAAAATGAAGGTACAGAAAAACAAGATAGGGATAACATTGCTGAGTCATGCACTATGGCTGTTGAAAATCTGAACATCAATCATGCAGTTGAGATTGAGAATGATGTCATGTCGACTCTTGAGGTTCCTCTCTTTGGAATCGGTACTCTAAAATCAAATTTGCATCCAAAAAATGATCTATCTATTCACAGTCTGGTTGACCTGAATGAGCCTATTAAGGATTCATGTGAGAAAGGAGCTATCAGTTCAAGTTCTCATGAGTCCTGTGGCATGAATGTACATTATAAACAGCTTCATCACCCTTGGGCACCAATGAATTTTAGAAGTAGATTTCCAGATAGGAATTTTTCAATGGACAAACACAGAGACGTTGGTACCTTTAACTACTTCGACACAGACAAAGTTGAAAGAAGACAAGAATGGCCACTGTTACACACTGATTCTG GTGAAAGAAAAATTGCTGTCGATTGCATTGATTCTGGCCTATTTAGTGCCAAATATCCAATGTCATCTGAGGCAATAAAGTTGAAGCTTGATAAATCTCAAGAAAGTCACTTTCGTGATCAAAATCAAACACAGACATGGTTTGGAGAGAAAACTACACACTCCAGAACTCAAGATTTTGTTAATTCAGAACATCCAGGATATACAGCTTCTCAAGTCATATCTCCATTGTTGGTTGATTCCTCCTTTTCCCATACAATTGCTACCTCTCCAGAAGCTTCTTCTTGGAGAAACCCTTCAGAGGGTATACGCCACATTCCAGTTGAAGTTCAAGTGCTTCAATGCTCCAGCAGACCTTCAGTGTTGAATGGACTGAGCATTAATTGCAATGCCCATAAACAAAGAAACAGTATTGGTTGTGACAAACTACAAAGCATTGGTGATCTGCAGCAACATTTGAGAGTTGGTAATAGATCCTCCTATGTGAATGGTCTTTATCATGGTTCCCAAATGTATTCTATTTCTTTAAATGGAACGCATCTTTCACCGAGTAACCTAGAGAAGCCAAACCTCAATAAAAATGGTGATTCTCCACCATATGGTAACTCTGAAATTTATGAACCCCAGAAGTGCTTGAAGGACTTGCAGTTTGCAGACATCAAGTCTGAAaaggatttgaatttgaatgagggaATCCTTGTTGGTATTCAAGATGTGCTTGCTGACAAACAAAATTTAGCCAGGAAGCATGATGAATCATCAAAGAGCTCAATTTGGCTTAGAGAACAACCATCTTTCAATGATTCTGCTGATACAAAAAAAGGATGTGACAGTCGATTAGATTTGAGATtcattgagaattgttctcattctCCAGAATTACTAGGGCAAGATGCCAAGGAAAAAGATTCTTCCATTTGTGTCTTGAAGCACTCTGTGTCATCCTTTGACATCAAGGAAAGCAGAATTCAAAGAAGTGCTGTAACTGAAATTAATCCACCTGATAACTCCAAGAGGATATTCTACTGCACAGGTTCTGTTTCATATTATGGACAGTCATTAGTTGATAATGTGAAGGGCAATAGAGAATGTAAGGCAGTTAGAAATTGCATCCCAATCTCAAGAAATGACATCAATCTGAACTATGATCTTATGCCTATTGATGATGTTTCAGCTGATGTTGAGACACGGACTCCATCCCAATCTCTGGCAATGGTTGCCAGAAAGCCATCTAACAAAATTGATTTGGAAGCAACAGCTGATGAAATGAAAGACAACAATATATTTCATGGGGTTGAGATCATAGATATGAACCATCCAGTGATGCCAGCGGAAATACCAAAAGAGAAGATATCCTCTCATGATACTTGTATGAGACTGGCAGCAGATACTATTCTTTCCATGTCAGTGGATGTGCATACTCATTTAGATAATGTTACATGTTACCCCTCTACTCTGTCTCCATGTGATTCCTTGCATTTGTTGGCCAAGGTGATTACATTGAATGGAGAAATTGCAGGACAGTCAGAAGGAAGCAGATATGACCATTGTGAAGCTTCAGATGATGTATTCGATGTCTTTGAGTACATGACATTGAAGCTTGAAGAAGTCAAGGGAGATGATTCCTGTTGCAAACAATGTCAAAATAACAAGCAAAACGATGAGGGTAAGTCCATTGCCTCACTGCTTTTTACCAGGCCTCGTAGGGGCCAGGCCAGAAAAAGAAGACAGAGAAGAGATTTCCAGAAGGACATCCTACCAGCACTTGCATCATTGTCAAGGCATGAGGTGATGGAGGATCTTCAGGCACTTGGAGGAAAAATAAGAGCAAGCAAGTCACGGCAAACAAGTTCCACTAGGAGGAGCACAAGCTCAAGCAGGTCGAGTGTCCAATTGAGGGGGAGATGGCAGCAGCCAAGTAGTTTGGCCATCACTGTCACAGAGGTTCATGACAGTCCCCCTCAATTACAGCCTATTCATACTGACTTAGAGATTGATGGGCTGAATGTAATGGCATGGGGAAGGACAACGAGAAGGTGTCGTAGGCAAAGAATACCATCACGTAACACGTCTGCTCCTCGAGAGTAG
- the LOC103979431 gene encoding eukaryotic translation initiation factor 5A-3 isoform X1, which yields MSDEEHHFESKADAGASKTYPQQAGTIRKNGYIVIKGRPCKVVEVSTSKTGKHGHAKCHFVGIDIFNAKKLEDIVPSSHNCDVPHVTRTDYQLIDISEDGFVSLLTENGNTKDDLRLPTDESLLAPITKVGILLSESKADHVLNIHQHLYTYCLIELKMVLQKERTWWCLSCVQWVKSRSVHSRTLAPSSLPASICCLGFF from the exons ATGTCGGATGAAGAACACCATTTCGAGTCGAAGGCCGATGCGGGGGCTTCGAAGACTTATCCGCAGCAGGCTGGAACTATCCGCAAGAACGGGTATATCGTCATTAAGGGGAGGCCGTGCAAG GTTGTAGAGGTTTCGACCTCCAAGACTGGAAAACATGGACATGCTAAATGTCACTTTGTTGGTATTGATATTTTCAATGCCAAGAAACTTGAAGATATTGTCCCATCATCTCATAACTGTGAT GTTCCCCATGTCACTCGTACTGACTATCAGCTTATTGACATATCTGAAGATGGATTT GTAAGTTTGTTGACTGAAAATGGTAACACGAAGGATGATCTGAGACTCCCTACCGATGAATCCCTACTTGCTCCA ATCACGAAAGTGGGAATACTACTCTCAGAATCTAAAGCTGACCATGTTCTAAACATTCACCAACACTTATACACCTATTGTCTCATCGA ATTAAAGATGGTTTTGCAGAAGGAAAGGACCTGGTGGTGTCTGTCATGTGTTCAATGGGTGAAGAGCAGATCTGTGCACTCAAGGACATTGGCCCCAAGTAGCTTACCTGCATCTATTTGCTGCCTTGGTTTTTTTTAG
- the LOC103979431 gene encoding eukaryotic translation initiation factor 5A-2 isoform X3, producing the protein MSDEEHHFESKADAGASKTYPQQAGTIRKNGYIVIKGRPCKVVEVSTSKTGKHGHAKCHFVGIDIFNAKKLEDIVPSSHNCDVPHVTRTDYQLIDISEDGFVSLLTENGNTKDDLRLPTDESLLAPIKDGFAEGKDLVVSVMCSMGEEQICALKDIGPK; encoded by the exons ATGTCGGATGAAGAACACCATTTCGAGTCGAAGGCCGATGCGGGGGCTTCGAAGACTTATCCGCAGCAGGCTGGAACTATCCGCAAGAACGGGTATATCGTCATTAAGGGGAGGCCGTGCAAG GTTGTAGAGGTTTCGACCTCCAAGACTGGAAAACATGGACATGCTAAATGTCACTTTGTTGGTATTGATATTTTCAATGCCAAGAAACTTGAAGATATTGTCCCATCATCTCATAACTGTGAT GTTCCCCATGTCACTCGTACTGACTATCAGCTTATTGACATATCTGAAGATGGATTT GTAAGTTTGTTGACTGAAAATGGTAACACGAAGGATGATCTGAGACTCCCTACCGATGAATCCCTACTTGCTCCA ATTAAAGATGGTTTTGCAGAAGGAAAGGACCTGGTGGTGTCTGTCATGTGTTCAATGGGTGAAGAGCAGATCTGTGCACTCAAGGACATTGGCCCCAAGTAG
- the LOC103979431 gene encoding eukaryotic translation initiation factor 5A-2 isoform X2 translates to MSDEEHHFESKADAGASKTYPQQAGTIRKNGYIVIKGRPCKVVEVSTSKTGKHGHAKCHFVGIDIFNAKKLEDIVPSSHNCDVPHVTRTDYQLIDISEDGFVSLLTENGNTKDDLRLPTDESLLAPITKVGILLSESKADHVLNIHQHLYTYCLIEFIKDGFAEGKDLVVSVMCSMGEEQICALKDIGPK, encoded by the exons ATGTCGGATGAAGAACACCATTTCGAGTCGAAGGCCGATGCGGGGGCTTCGAAGACTTATCCGCAGCAGGCTGGAACTATCCGCAAGAACGGGTATATCGTCATTAAGGGGAGGCCGTGCAAG GTTGTAGAGGTTTCGACCTCCAAGACTGGAAAACATGGACATGCTAAATGTCACTTTGTTGGTATTGATATTTTCAATGCCAAGAAACTTGAAGATATTGTCCCATCATCTCATAACTGTGAT GTTCCCCATGTCACTCGTACTGACTATCAGCTTATTGACATATCTGAAGATGGATTT GTAAGTTTGTTGACTGAAAATGGTAACACGAAGGATGATCTGAGACTCCCTACCGATGAATCCCTACTTGCTCCA ATCACGAAAGTGGGAATACTACTCTCAGAATCTAAAGCTGACCATGTTCTAAACATTCACCAACACTTATACACCTATTGTCTCATCGAGTTT ATTAAAGATGGTTTTGCAGAAGGAAAGGACCTGGTGGTGTCTGTCATGTGTTCAATGGGTGAAGAGCAGATCTGTGCACTCAAGGACATTGGCCCCAAGTAG